One genomic window of Luteitalea pratensis includes the following:
- a CDS encoding ABC transporter permease, translated as MYSHFGIQQEPEMTSLRRFMKRLAASALGRRDDERMREELAEHLEMLVQEQLRTGLPLDEARRRARLKLGGPDALAEAYRDEQRLGWLENLGKDLRYGLRSVRRNPGLSAVAIGTLALGIGANLAIFSLVNAMLIRPLPFRDAEALALVHLLMPEDDAPGVYRRTIWSYPKYEVVRAGQQVFSATSLFTDTEWSLTKAGEPERIQGEVVEAAYFPLLGIDARLGRLFSADDDRVGATPVAVIGHGVWQRRFGNDPGVLGKAITLDGTVLTIVGVTPQGFRGLSGRAEVWRPLKPTVPFDLNEPFSHSYHLIARRRPGVSLEQVDTAVRTLGAQIDATFPVPRSVGKSGVAAVSLNDERIDPLLRRAALVLLGAVGLVLLIACVNLANLTLVRGLARQREVAIRLALGASRLRIGRQFFIESLLLSVAGAAAGALVATLSIRLASAAVPDLNAWLHGPTGGLMRVGASMLGVDTTVAALAVALGLVSAMLFGIVPAWQAARGDLTSPMKPVVGGHHAMGSRGQAFRNGLLVAEVALALVMLVSAGLMLKSLIRLNQTDLGFRPDHVLTFQIALPGDSYPPERSIPFIEQLLAKLKARPEVQAVAFGHCAPVMDRCNGTRATFPDRAPVPAGSGPLVGVTWVSPGVFDALGIRLVRGRGFTERDRQGQPKVVVINETAAKQLWAGDDPIGKRISIGQGGFRDGAEVIGVAADVRYRAVETPPGPDVYIPVLQSPRPFGLIFVRSRLPSSALVPMIRHEVASLDRDLPLSDIKSMDERYGEATWRTWAIGVLLSIFAVLALVLAVVGVFAVLAQSVAQRTREIGVRMALGAAPHDIQRLVLGRAVTIAAVGVGIGLGAAWLSSRLLTTLLYEVEPHDAGVLSLVALLLVVVTIVASYIPAYRAARVDPLETVRAE; from the coding sequence GTGTACTCTCATTTTGGAATACAACAGGAGCCTGAGATGACATCTCTCCGGCGATTCATGAAGCGCCTGGCCGCGTCGGCGCTCGGACGACGAGACGACGAGCGCATGCGGGAGGAGTTGGCCGAGCACCTGGAGATGCTCGTGCAGGAACAACTCCGCACGGGACTGCCACTCGACGAGGCGCGTCGCAGGGCGAGGCTCAAGCTGGGCGGGCCGGACGCGCTTGCCGAGGCGTACCGGGACGAGCAGCGCCTGGGCTGGTTGGAGAATCTCGGCAAGGACCTCCGCTACGGGCTCCGGAGCGTGCGCCGCAATCCGGGGCTCAGTGCGGTGGCGATCGGGACGCTCGCGCTCGGTATCGGCGCCAACCTCGCAATTTTCTCGCTCGTCAACGCAATGCTGATTCGGCCGCTGCCGTTCAGGGACGCTGAAGCGCTGGCACTGGTTCACCTGCTCATGCCGGAAGACGATGCACCTGGCGTCTACCGCCGGACAATCTGGTCGTACCCCAAGTACGAAGTCGTCCGTGCCGGCCAGCAGGTCTTCTCGGCGACCAGTCTGTTCACGGACACGGAATGGAGCCTGACGAAGGCCGGCGAGCCGGAGCGCATACAGGGCGAGGTCGTCGAGGCGGCGTATTTTCCGCTGCTCGGCATCGACGCCCGCCTTGGGCGGCTGTTCTCGGCTGATGACGATCGCGTCGGCGCGACGCCCGTGGCCGTCATCGGCCATGGCGTGTGGCAGCGCCGCTTTGGCAATGACCCGGGGGTGCTGGGGAAGGCCATCACCCTCGACGGCACCGTCCTGACCATCGTCGGCGTGACACCACAGGGATTTCGCGGCTTGTCCGGACGTGCCGAGGTGTGGCGGCCGCTGAAGCCGACCGTTCCCTTCGACCTCAACGAACCGTTCTCGCACAGCTACCACCTGATCGCGCGACGCCGGCCCGGCGTCTCACTCGAGCAGGTCGACACGGCGGTCCGGACGCTCGGCGCGCAGATTGACGCCACGTTTCCCGTGCCACGATCCGTGGGGAAGAGCGGCGTGGCTGCCGTGTCCCTCAACGATGAGCGCATCGATCCCTTGCTGCGGCGTGCAGCCCTCGTCCTTCTCGGCGCAGTGGGGCTCGTGCTGCTGATCGCGTGCGTGAATCTCGCCAATCTCACGCTCGTGCGCGGTCTCGCACGGCAGCGTGAGGTCGCGATTCGTCTCGCGCTCGGCGCCAGCCGCCTGCGCATCGGTCGCCAGTTCTTCATCGAGAGCCTGTTGCTGTCGGTGGCCGGCGCTGCGGCGGGCGCACTCGTCGCGACGCTTTCGATCCGGCTCGCATCCGCTGCCGTCCCAGACTTGAACGCCTGGCTGCATGGTCCGACCGGCGGCCTCATGCGCGTCGGCGCCTCGATGCTCGGCGTCGATACAACGGTGGCGGCCCTGGCTGTCGCGCTCGGTCTCGTCAGCGCCATGCTCTTCGGCATCGTGCCGGCATGGCAGGCAGCGCGCGGCGATCTGACGTCGCCGATGAAGCCTGTCGTCGGTGGCCATCACGCGATGGGCTCGCGCGGCCAGGCGTTTCGCAACGGCCTGCTGGTCGCCGAGGTCGCCCTGGCGCTCGTCATGCTGGTGTCGGCCGGGCTGATGCTGAAGAGCCTGATCCGTTTGAACCAGACCGACCTCGGGTTCCGCCCCGATCACGTGCTGACCTTCCAGATTGCGCTGCCAGGCGACTCGTATCCGCCAGAGCGGAGCATCCCATTCATCGAACAGCTGCTGGCGAAACTGAAGGCGCGGCCCGAAGTGCAAGCGGTTGCGTTCGGCCATTGCGCGCCGGTCATGGATCGGTGCAACGGGACGCGGGCGACCTTCCCCGATCGCGCCCCCGTGCCGGCCGGCAGCGGTCCACTCGTCGGCGTGACGTGGGTATCGCCAGGCGTCTTCGACGCGCTCGGCATCCGGCTCGTACGTGGCCGCGGGTTCACGGAACGCGATCGTCAGGGCCAGCCAAAGGTGGTGGTGATCAACGAGACGGCCGCGAAGCAACTGTGGGCCGGCGACGATCCGATCGGGAAGCGGATCAGTATCGGACAGGGCGGCTTTCGCGACGGAGCCGAGGTGATTGGCGTGGCCGCCGACGTCCGGTATCGTGCGGTGGAGACGCCACCTGGACCTGACGTCTACATCCCGGTGCTTCAATCACCGCGCCCGTTCGGCTTGATCTTCGTGCGCAGCCGGCTCCCTTCGTCCGCGCTCGTGCCGATGATTCGCCACGAGGTGGCTTCGCTCGATCGTGATCTGCCGCTCAGCGACATCAAGTCGATGGACGAACGATACGGCGAGGCGACGTGGCGGACGTGGGCGATTGGCGTGTTGCTGTCGATCTTCGCCGTGCTCGCCCTCGTCCTCGCGGTCGTCGGTGTCTTCGCGGTCCTGGCGCAGAGCGTCGCGCAGCGCACGCGCGAGATCGGCGTCCGCATGGCGCTGGGCGCAGCGCCGCACGACATCCAGCGACTGGTGCTGGGCCGTGCCGTGACGATCGCCGCCGTGGGTGTCGGCATCGGCCTGGGCGCCGCCTGGCTCTCGTCCCGGCTGCTGACGACGTTGCTGTACGAAGTCGAGCCACACGACGCAGGCGTGCTTTCGCTGGTCGCGCTGCTGCTCGTTGTCGTGACCATTGTCGCGAGTTACATACCGGCCTACCGTGCGGCGCGCGTCGATCCGCTCGAGACGGTGCGGGCCGAGTAA
- a CDS encoding ECF-type sigma factor, translating to MSTSPSDVTRLLRLWSEGDADALNRLVPLMYTELSRLARQRLRHEPSNCALDTTGLVHDAYMKLIDVRHAQFRDRGHFLAMASRVMRRVLVDQARARRAAKRGGAVEAVELDESLWVSEARAEALDALDQALARLEVLDPRQGQIVEQRYFGGLSLEETAEATSVSLATVKRELRFAHAWLAAQLGALPDVNGNGT from the coding sequence ATGTCTACATCCCCGTCGGATGTCACGCGACTGCTCCGCCTGTGGAGCGAAGGCGACGCCGACGCGCTCAATCGACTCGTGCCCTTGATGTACACCGAGCTCAGTCGTCTTGCGCGCCAGCGGCTGCGGCATGAGCCCTCGAACTGCGCGCTGGACACGACGGGGCTCGTCCACGACGCCTACATGAAGCTGATCGACGTGCGGCACGCGCAGTTCCGGGACCGTGGACATTTCCTGGCCATGGCGTCGCGGGTCATGCGGCGGGTACTCGTGGACCAGGCGCGGGCGCGACGCGCCGCCAAGCGCGGCGGCGCGGTGGAGGCCGTCGAACTGGACGAGTCGCTCTGGGTCTCGGAGGCACGGGCCGAAGCGTTGGACGCGCTCGACCAGGCGCTGGCGCGGCTCGAGGTCCTCGATCCGCGGCAGGGCCAGATCGTGGAACAGCGGTACTTCGGCGGGCTTTCTCTCGAGGAAACCGCAGAAGCCACGAGCGTGTCGCTGGCGACGGTCAAGCGGGAGCTGCGGTTCGCGCACGCCTGGCTTGCGGCGCAGCTCGGTGCACTGCCGGACGTGAACGGGAATGGCACGTGA
- a CDS encoding protein kinase domain-containing protein encodes MTRWTKLKEAFWTVVDLDPADRAHRLAELTSTDPELAEQLDALLAADARGESLDHLFEAEPQPSSPQYPARIGPYDVLGVVATGGMGQVYRARDPRLQRDVAIKVLPSGLTDDPDRRSRLEREARVLASFNHSHIAQVYGLEDAGGSIAIVMELVNGPTLASLIGRYETAPLPLSRVLAMARQIADGLDAAHEKGIIHRDLKPANVAVTEEGDVKILDFGVAKSLDGRGPATADAPLATDAGVVLGTPAYMSPEQARGLPVDRRTDVWAFGCLLYELLTGRQPFAGDTPTDSLAAVLGREPDMTILPAATPAGVRTLLRHCLEKEARKRLRDIADARLALDDVLNQGNGLAAPAADLASVQASGGWRWLVVTGLGTLAVAALAFASWTSGASRSRVPARVVASLVLPDGMSLAGTDQQSRSEARFALSPDGRKLAIVASSVSGRPQIWIRELASAVLRPIPETEGGSFPFWSPDSGSIGFVAQDKLRTIRLSDYTAVTVSAAAFRSGTWSRDGVILFTPASASAIHAISAGGGKSRAVTRLDPGSGEVQHGEPSFLPDGDHFLYFSIGTSSGGALDRRGIFLGSLARPDQPRSLLPGVTQARYANGHLVFVQGGTLMAQAFDTTPMELRGAPFPIAEDVTPSTGGATETTAAFSVSENAVLVYQAAVRTQSRIVTVDRNGTQLAVIAPPGDYVDVAISPDGARVAISERDPARSSRDLWVYDVAGSRRQRLTFDTGEEFAPVWSPDGTRVLYSAMSKGLVDLHVKGVSGGGDAGPIQVDALGFGRFAADWSRDGRFIIYIGGGRAIARSDLWIAPLSNLRGARALLESAFIETHGRFSPAGGWFAYASNETGRLEVYADRFPSRGFKHLISTGGGGWPRWSGGGREILYLSPDNRLMAVDVRAAGNRLDAGVPRALFALGPRPPARLDAYAYDVFPDGRRFVVNAIAEDTAATTVTLVLDWNAGR; translated from the coding sequence GTGACGCGGTGGACGAAGCTCAAGGAAGCGTTCTGGACGGTCGTCGACCTCGACCCCGCCGACCGTGCGCACCGACTTGCGGAGCTGACCTCAACCGATCCCGAGCTGGCCGAGCAGCTTGACGCGTTGCTGGCGGCTGACGCGCGCGGAGAATCCCTCGACCATCTGTTCGAGGCAGAGCCCCAACCGTCTTCGCCGCAGTACCCGGCGCGCATCGGCCCCTACGACGTCCTCGGGGTTGTCGCCACGGGCGGGATGGGGCAGGTGTATCGCGCCCGCGACCCGCGGCTGCAGCGCGACGTCGCGATCAAGGTGCTGCCGAGCGGACTGACCGACGATCCCGACCGCCGGTCGCGGCTGGAGCGCGAGGCCCGCGTACTGGCGTCATTCAATCACTCGCACATCGCCCAGGTGTACGGTCTCGAAGATGCGGGCGGATCGATCGCGATCGTCATGGAACTCGTGAACGGGCCGACGCTTGCGAGCCTGATCGGACGTTACGAGACTGCGCCCCTGCCGTTGTCTCGCGTGCTGGCGATGGCACGGCAAATCGCCGACGGCCTCGACGCTGCGCACGAGAAGGGCATCATCCATCGCGACCTGAAGCCGGCCAACGTCGCAGTGACGGAGGAGGGCGACGTCAAGATCCTGGACTTCGGCGTCGCGAAGAGCCTCGATGGTCGCGGGCCGGCAACGGCCGACGCCCCGCTCGCCACCGACGCGGGCGTCGTGCTCGGCACGCCTGCCTACATGAGTCCCGAACAGGCGCGCGGGCTGCCCGTCGACCGGCGGACGGACGTCTGGGCCTTCGGCTGCCTGCTCTACGAGCTGCTCACCGGGCGTCAGCCCTTTGCCGGTGACACCCCGACCGATAGCCTGGCCGCCGTGCTCGGGCGGGAACCGGACATGACGATCCTGCCCGCGGCGACACCAGCCGGCGTCCGCACACTGCTACGCCATTGCCTCGAGAAGGAGGCGAGGAAGCGCCTGCGCGACATCGCGGATGCTCGGCTGGCGCTCGACGATGTCCTGAACCAGGGCAATGGTCTGGCTGCACCGGCCGCAGACCTCGCCTCGGTGCAAGCGAGCGGAGGCTGGCGTTGGCTGGTTGTGACTGGTCTCGGCACGCTCGCGGTCGCCGCGCTCGCCTTCGCGTCGTGGACCTCAGGTGCAAGTCGGTCGAGGGTGCCCGCGCGAGTGGTGGCATCGCTCGTGTTGCCGGACGGGATGAGCCTCGCGGGCACCGATCAGCAGTCACGGTCGGAGGCGCGATTCGCCTTGTCGCCGGATGGGCGCAAGCTCGCGATCGTCGCTTCTTCTGTGTCAGGCCGGCCTCAGATCTGGATTCGCGAGCTGGCGTCCGCAGTGCTGCGGCCCATCCCGGAGACCGAAGGTGGGTCGTTTCCGTTCTGGTCTCCCGATTCCGGGTCGATCGGGTTCGTCGCGCAGGACAAGCTCAGGACAATCAGGCTGTCTGACTACACGGCGGTGACGGTCAGCGCCGCCGCATTCCGCAGTGGCACGTGGAGCCGCGACGGCGTGATCCTGTTCACGCCGGCGAGCGCCTCGGCCATTCACGCGATATCGGCCGGCGGTGGCAAGTCGAGGGCCGTGACGAGGCTTGACCCGGGCTCCGGTGAGGTACAGCATGGTGAGCCCAGCTTCCTGCCGGACGGGGACCACTTCCTGTACTTCAGCATCGGGACCTCGTCGGGCGGCGCGCTCGATCGTCGCGGCATCTTTCTTGGCTCACTCGCGCGTCCCGATCAGCCGAGGTCGCTCCTGCCAGGAGTGACGCAGGCTCGCTACGCCAACGGTCACCTGGTGTTCGTGCAGGGCGGCACGTTGATGGCGCAGGCGTTCGACACGACGCCAATGGAGCTTCGCGGGGCGCCGTTCCCGATCGCCGAGGACGTCACGCCCTCAACCGGGGGAGCGACGGAGACCACTGCGGCCTTCAGCGTCTCGGAGAACGCCGTCCTCGTGTACCAGGCCGCCGTCAGGACACAGTCACGGATCGTGACGGTCGACCGCAACGGCACGCAGCTCGCAGTGATTGCGCCCCCAGGCGACTATGTCGACGTGGCCATCTCGCCCGACGGGGCGCGCGTGGCGATCAGTGAGCGAGACCCGGCACGGTCTTCGCGCGATCTCTGGGTCTACGACGTGGCCGGCAGCCGGCGGCAGCGGCTCACCTTTGACACGGGTGAGGAGTTCGCTCCCGTCTGGTCTCCGGACGGGACGCGCGTGCTCTACAGCGCGATGAGCAAGGGGTTGGTCGATCTGCACGTCAAGGGCGTCAGCGGCGGCGGCGACGCCGGGCCGATCCAGGTCGATGCGTTGGGATTCGGGCGATTCGCCGCGGACTGGTCTCGTGACGGACGCTTCATCATCTACATCGGCGGTGGGCGCGCCATCGCCCGAAGCGACCTGTGGATAGCGCCGCTGTCCAACCTACGCGGCGCGCGGGCGTTGCTCGAATCCGCGTTCATCGAAACCCACGGGCGATTCTCGCCCGCAGGAGGATGGTTCGCGTATGCCTCGAACGAAACGGGCCGACTCGAGGTCTATGCTGACAGATTCCCGTCGCGAGGCTTCAAGCACCTGATCTCGACGGGTGGCGGCGGCTGGCCGCGATGGTCTGGCGGAGGACGCGAGATCCTCTATCTCTCGCCCGACAATCGCCTGATGGCCGTGGACGTGCGCGCCGCGGGCAACCGCCTCGACGCCGGTGTCCCGCGGGCGCTGTTCGCGTTGGGTCCGCGGCCGCCGGCGCGGCTCGATGCGTACGCCTACGACGTGTTTCCTGACGGTCGACGATTCGTCGTCAACGCGATTGCGGAAGACACCGCTGCGACCACCGTCACCCTCGTGCTCGACTGGAACGCTGGGCGCTGA
- a CDS encoding caspase family protein gives MRPEIRRLTTDQFLSLLASVRPGLGRKITAVHLHHTWRPNRSQFRGVASVQAMRDYHIGLGWDDIAQHLTIDPFGISWTGRNWNLPPASQKGRNGKPDAGPFMIEMVGDFDTGQDILDGEQRAAVCAVVAGILDQCGLGTKDVHFHRELGSPKTCPGTGVDKKQLVTEIDKALASLRAAPASGARATGGSGARSKAKASVATPLPLPLEYLVSRDVAEPVDKPTAGYDDREIPEDGASARAIAAEAATRAGAFARNDLAAVVGRDADEWLVLRPHVVNLSQGKLSRRGLFKMDDHSIADIIEGIRSYAESTPSPRLMLHAHGGLVDERSALNYARAAFPWWRSHGIYPVYFVWETGAFEVIKNRLGLGRGLGDWWDRRFERFARPLARPLWDDMKDYALKSSATDAGGGEAGGARIFAQALRSLIASPPGGKPITLHAVGHSAGAIFHSHFVPALVDASMQVDSLALLAPAVRIDLFKQMVVPHLTSGKVARFEMYTMDEEAEKDDDLIEPLGVPVYGKSLLYLVSNAFEPETNKAAILGLDERFRTDTGITGLFKPTGAHRLEFSHAKGKPHNPATHSRMHGCFDNDDATMRSVLETIAGLPTTVAFPIKDTKCDKASSRALGAGFDAGRAAWPVTSPAPASRATAGARRALCIGIDSYPTSPLAGCVRDAQTWADALRGLRFDVTTVLDRDATRQRMIDALNTLVGAARPGDSLVFQYSGHGTQAEDLNGDESDRYDEALVPIDYTSGALLLDDDLADVYRRLPDGAVLTLLMDCCHSGTNSRFAPLDRSVPRNDERRRFLQLTPAVEEAHRRFRARAPATDPTNAEESLPGLIHFAACLDNQFAYESGGQGHFTRIAAAALASAVSRRQTNEDYGSEVATQVIGLGRPQTPRLMRLPAGLDQLPLLAGKGGAGGVVDAADVVPGGKAPGAGVPQDERAMAEWWLQIHEAGAAYWRQRLGR, from the coding sequence ATGCGCCCAGAGATCCGTCGCCTGACCACCGATCAGTTTCTCTCGCTCCTCGCCTCCGTCCGCCCAGGTCTTGGCAGGAAGATCACCGCTGTCCACCTGCACCACACATGGCGGCCCAACCGGTCACAGTTCCGGGGCGTTGCTTCGGTACAGGCGATGCGGGACTACCACATCGGGCTGGGGTGGGACGACATCGCGCAGCATCTCACGATCGATCCGTTCGGCATCTCGTGGACGGGCCGGAACTGGAACCTGCCCCCGGCCAGTCAGAAGGGCAGGAACGGCAAGCCGGACGCCGGGCCGTTCATGATCGAGATGGTCGGCGACTTCGACACGGGACAGGACATCCTCGACGGAGAGCAACGCGCCGCCGTGTGTGCGGTCGTCGCCGGGATCCTCGACCAGTGCGGTCTCGGTACCAAGGACGTCCACTTCCACCGGGAGCTGGGCTCACCCAAGACCTGTCCCGGGACGGGGGTCGACAAGAAACAGCTGGTCACCGAGATCGACAAGGCGCTGGCGTCGCTGCGTGCCGCCCCTGCCAGCGGTGCGCGTGCGACGGGGGGGAGTGGCGCCCGCAGCAAGGCGAAAGCGAGCGTTGCCACACCGCTGCCGCTGCCGCTCGAGTATCTCGTCAGCCGCGATGTTGCGGAGCCAGTGGACAAGCCCACTGCCGGCTACGACGATCGGGAAATTCCTGAAGACGGTGCGTCGGCTCGGGCCATCGCTGCCGAAGCGGCCACCCGCGCCGGTGCTTTCGCTCGAAACGATCTGGCTGCTGTCGTCGGCCGGGACGCGGACGAATGGCTGGTTCTGCGTCCGCACGTCGTCAACCTGAGCCAGGGGAAGCTCTCGCGCCGCGGCCTGTTCAAGATGGACGACCACTCCATCGCCGACATCATCGAGGGCATCAGGAGCTATGCCGAGTCGACCCCTTCACCGCGCCTCATGCTGCACGCCCACGGCGGGCTGGTCGATGAGCGGTCGGCGCTGAACTACGCGCGCGCGGCGTTCCCGTGGTGGCGGAGTCACGGCATCTACCCGGTCTACTTCGTTTGGGAGACGGGCGCATTCGAGGTGATCAAGAACCGCCTCGGCCTCGGCCGCGGCCTCGGCGACTGGTGGGACCGCCGCTTCGAACGCTTCGCACGCCCGCTCGCCCGTCCCCTCTGGGACGACATGAAGGACTACGCCCTGAAGTCGTCCGCAACTGACGCAGGCGGCGGCGAGGCAGGTGGTGCGCGCATCTTCGCCCAGGCATTGCGCTCGCTGATCGCAAGTCCACCAGGCGGCAAGCCGATCACACTGCACGCGGTCGGCCACAGCGCCGGTGCGATCTTCCACAGCCACTTCGTGCCGGCGCTGGTCGATGCGTCGATGCAGGTCGACAGCCTCGCCTTGCTCGCGCCGGCGGTCCGCATCGATCTGTTCAAACAGATGGTCGTGCCCCACCTCACCAGCGGCAAGGTCGCACGATTCGAGATGTACACGATGGACGAAGAGGCCGAAAAGGACGACGACCTCATCGAACCGCTGGGCGTCCCGGTCTACGGCAAGTCGCTGCTCTACCTCGTGTCCAATGCCTTCGAGCCGGAGACGAACAAGGCCGCCATCCTCGGTCTCGACGAGCGGTTCCGCACCGACACCGGCATCACGGGTCTCTTCAAGCCGACCGGCGCGCACCGCCTGGAGTTCTCGCACGCGAAAGGCAAGCCGCACAACCCGGCGACGCACTCACGGATGCACGGCTGCTTCGACAATGACGACGCGACAATGCGTTCGGTGCTCGAGACGATTGCGGGGCTGCCGACGACGGTGGCATTCCCGATCAAGGACACGAAGTGCGACAAGGCGTCGTCGCGGGCGCTGGGCGCCGGTTTCGACGCAGGACGGGCGGCCTGGCCGGTGACCTCTCCTGCTCCCGCCTCGCGAGCCACGGCTGGCGCGCGGCGCGCGCTCTGCATCGGCATCGACAGCTACCCCACGAGCCCGCTTGCCGGTTGCGTCCGTGACGCGCAGACCTGGGCGGATGCGCTGCGTGGACTGCGTTTCGACGTCACCACCGTGCTGGACCGCGACGCCACGCGGCAACGGATGATCGATGCCCTCAACACGCTCGTCGGCGCGGCCAGGCCCGGGGACTCGCTCGTCTTTCAGTATTCCGGCCATGGCACGCAAGCCGAAGATCTGAACGGCGACGAAAGCGATCGCTATGACGAGGCGCTGGTGCCGATCGACTACACCAGCGGCGCGCTGCTGCTGGATGACGATCTCGCGGACGTGTATCGCCGCCTGCCCGACGGCGCCGTGCTGACCCTGCTCATGGACTGCTGTCATTCCGGCACGAATAGCCGCTTCGCGCCGTTGGACCGCAGCGTGCCTCGCAACGACGAGCGACGACGGTTTCTCCAGCTGACCCCGGCTGTCGAGGAGGCGCACCGGCGCTTCCGCGCCCGCGCACCGGCAACCGATCCGACCAACGCGGAGGAGTCGCTGCCCGGCCTCATCCATTTCGCAGCCTGCCTCGACAACCAGTTCGCGTATGAGTCCGGCGGCCAGGGCCACTTCACGCGCATCGCAGCCGCCGCGCTCGCCTCGGCGGTGTCGCGCCGCCAGACCAACGAGGACTACGGCAGCGAGGTCGCGACGCAGGTCATCGGCCTCGGCCGTCCGCAGACGCCGCGGCTGATGCGGTTGCCCGCAGGCCTCGATCAACTCCCCCTGCTCGCCGGCAAAGGCGGCGCTGGCGGCGTGGTGGATGCGGCCGACGTCGTTCCGGGGGGAAAGGCGCCAGGTGCCGGTGTACCCCAGGACGAGCGCGCAATGGCGGAATGGTGGCTGCAAATCCACGAGGCGGGCGCGGCGTACTGGCGTCAGCGCCTGGGACGTTGA